A stretch of the Elephas maximus indicus isolate mEleMax1 chromosome 3, mEleMax1 primary haplotype, whole genome shotgun sequence genome encodes the following:
- the SPEN gene encoding msx2-interacting protein isoform X1 — MVRETRHLWVGNLPENVREEKIIEHFKRYGRVESVKILPKRGSEGGVAAFVDFVDIKSAQKAHNSVNKMGDRDLRTDYNEPGTIPSAARGLDDTVSIASRSREVSGFRGGGGGPAYGPPPSLHAREGRYERRLDGASDNRERAYEHSAYGHHERGTGGFDRTRHYDQDYYRDPRERTLQHGLYYTSRSRSPNRFDAHDPRYEPRAREQFTLPSVVHRDIYRDDITREVRGRRPDRNYQHSRSRSPHSSQSRNQSPQRLASQASRPTRSPSGSGSRSRSSSSDSISSSSSTSSDSLLSPSCSSDSSSTSSDESPARSVQSAAVPAPTSQLLSCLEKDEPRKSFGIKVQNLPVRSTDTSLKDGLFHEFKKFGKVTSVQIHGASEERYGLVFFRQQEDQEKALTASKGKLFFGMQIEVTAWIGPETESENEFRPLDERIDEFHPKATRTLFIGNLEKTTTYHDLRNIFQRFGEIVDIDIKKVNGVPQYAFLQYCDIASVCKAIKKMDGEYLGNNRLKLGFGKSMPTNCVWLDGLSSNVSDQYLTRHFCRYGPVIKVVFDRLKGMALVLYNEIEYAQAAVKETKGRKISGNKIKVDFANRESQLAFYHCMEKSGQDIRDFYEMLTERRDERRASYDYNQDRTYYENVRTPGTYPEDSRRDYPARGREFFSEWETYQAEYYDSRYYDDPREYRDYRSDPYEQDIREYTYRQRERERERERFESDRDRDHERRPIERSQSPVHLRRPQSPEASPSQSERLPSDSERRMYSRSSDRSGSCSSLSPPRYEKLDKPRLERYTKNEKTDKERTFDHPERGERERRLIRKEKLEKDKTDKQKRKGKIHSPSSQSSETDQENEREPSPEKPRSSNKLSREKADKEGMAKNRLELMPCVVLTRVKEKEGKVIDHTAFEKLKTKLDNDSVKSSALDQKLQASQTEPAKSDLSKLESVRMKVPKEKGLSSHIEVVDKEGRLKPRKHLKPEQTADGVSAVDLEKLEARKRRFADSNLKAERQKAEVKKSSPEVEEARVLLKKQPDLSSRDTILLREGESERKPVRKEILKRESKKIKLDRLNTVPSPKDCQELASISVGAGSRSSSDLQARLGEPAGESAENQEIQTKKPTSSKPQLKQPQLLDDQGPEREDSRKNYCHLRDETPERKSGQDKPRSVSTEEKIGIDIDHTQSYRKQMEQSRRKQQMEMEIAKSEKFGSPKKDVDEYERRSLVHEVGKPPQDVTDDSPPSKKKRMDHVDFDICTKRERNYRSSRQISEDSERTGGSPSIRHGSFQEDDDPLGSPRLTSVKGSPKVDEKGLPYSNITVREESLKFNPYDSSRREQMADMAKIKLSVLNSEDELNRWDSGVKQDASRFDVSFPNSIIKRDSLRKRSVRDLEPGEVPSDSDEDGEHKSHSPRASALYESSRLSFLLRDREDKLRDRDERLSSSLERHKFYSFALDKTITPDTKALLERAKSLSSSREENWSFLDWDSRFANFRNNKDKEKVDSAPRPIPSWYMKKKKIRTDSEGKMDDKKDDRKEEEQERQELFASRFLHSSIFEQDSKRLQHLERKEEEPDFISGRSYGRQISDGANSTTDLIQEPVVLFHSRFMELTRMQQKEKEKDQKPKETEKQEDTENQPKTPESASENKESELKTASSVGPASVTVETPDSAPSSLEKTASEKTTEVPSVAEEKSVESASVPEEAKSVSELTPVPVEQPEQTILPPVVDTDKDAAVTPLVAEESSSADQLPYLDAKPPTPGASFSQAEIVVDPEPDSTPPLSKPTQKAEEANEPKAEQPDSAANVEPHAKQKAEVVPEVEPQASEDLEVEAPVAAKDKKPNKSKRSKTPVQAAASSIVEKPVTRKSERIDREKLKRSNSPRGEAQKLLELKMEAEKITRTASKTSAGDSEHPEPSLPLSRTRRRNVRSVYATMSDHESRSPVKEPIEQPRLTRKRLERELQEAAALPTTPRRGRPPKTRRRADEDEEMEAKEPVETLKPAEGWRSPRSQKLVPAGGPQGKGKGKNDPKVDTVPERPEASTEVGSQINTKENNTKSKPDKEEAGNEQKRDRKEIGTDKNPPETPPVEVVGKKTTPEKNSKSKRGRSRNSRSAADRSANLKNVDADAGASAALGLAGEKEAEVTAVSPEKSENPQKEDSSSCQLKSDPVDPNKEPEKEDVSDAKLCPEATQLAKQMELEQAVENIEKLAETAAASTYKAAAEDAPEGLAREDRDKPAHQASETELAAAIGSIINDISGEPENFTAPPTYPAESQGDVQPHHQGLQPAEEGMEPETDEAVSGILETEAATESSGPPASAPDTSAGPADTKEARGDGSEPSHPVQEARGAKEAEVARKDKGRQKTTRSRRKRNTSKKTGPVAEPHTSEPDQAQSKSPAVNEGATVQAPETPQEEKPHSTPPESCTSDPSKTPPRENVSQESRVEEKTPTKGPAPPDLSSPSQQVPGDDDHQARFKVHSIIESDPVTPPSDSSILTPTIPSVAVTKLPAPVTSGGISHQSPPPPKVTEWITRQEEPRAQSTPSPALPPDTKASDIDTSSSTLRKILMDPKYVSATGVTSTSVTTSIAEPVSATPCLHEAPPPPVEPKKPLLEEKPAAPVANTSDTQQTSEVPVATDKEKTAPVIAPKITSVISRMPVSIDLENSQKITLAKPAPQTLTGLVSALTGLVNVSLVPVNALTGPVNALKGPMKGSVTTLKGLVNTPAGPVNVLKGPVNVLTGPVNVLTAPVNATVGTVNATPGVVNTATGTVNAATGPLNAVTGAVTVTAGAVTAASGGVTATTGAVTMAAGAVIAPSAKCKQRSSTNENSRFHPGSMSVIDDRPADTGSGAGLRVNTSEGVVLLSYSGQKTEGPQRISAKISQIPPASAMDIEFQQSVSKSQVKPDSVTPSQPPPKGPQAPSGYANVATHSTLVLTAQTYNASPVISSVKADRPSLEKPEPIHLSVSTPVTQGGTVKVLTQGINTPPVLVHNQLVLTPSIVTTNKKLADPVTLKIETKVLQPASLGSTLTPHHPPALPSKLPAEVNHINPGPNAPTDRTVSHLAVTKPDAHPPRPSGPAPSPFPRACHPSSTGSTALSTNATVMLAAGIPVPQFISSIHPEQSVIMPPHSITQTVSLSHLSQGEVRMNTPTLPSITYSIRPEKLHSPRAPLQPQQIEVRAPQRAGTPQPAPASVPALASQHPPEEEVHYHLPVARASAPVQSEVLVMQSEYRLHPYTVPRDVRIMVHPHVTAVSEQPRAAEGVVKVPPATKAPPQPGKEAAKTTDAKAAPASHGEARILTVTPSNQLQGLPLTPPVVVTHGVQIVHSSGELFQEYRYGDIRAYHAPTQLAHAQFPAASTIGPASRTKTPAQGTPPEGEPLQPTQPAPSATQPTPPTASTQPAQPVQPAQLSQPSQPLSSKMPQVSQEAKGTQTGVVEQPRLTTVPTNRPPEPHAQVQRPQVETGQTSHPSPVSVSVKPDLPAPLPAQATPKQPLFVPTTSGPSTPPGLALPHPEAQPTPKQDSSPRLTSQRAVDMVQLLKKYPIVWQGLLALKNDTAAVQLHFVSGNNVLAHRSLPLSEGGPPLRIAQRMRLEASQLEGVARRMTVETDYCLLLALPCGRDQEDVVNQTESLKAAFITYLQAKQAAGIINVPNPGSNQPAYVLQIFPPCEFSESHLSRLAPDLLASISNISPHLMIVIASV, encoded by the exons TTTGCTTTCGCCCTCCTGCAGCAGCGATTCCAGCAGTACTTCAAGTGATGAGTCTCCAGCCCGATCTGTTCAATCTGCAGCAGTCCCAGCACCCACTTCCCAGTTGCTTTCATGTCTGGAAAAAGATGAACCCCGTAAAAGTTTTGGGATCAAGGTTCAGAACCTTCCAGTACGCTCTACAG ATACAAGCCTTAAAGATggtcttttccatgaatttaaGAAATTTGGAAAGGTGACTTCAGTGCAGATACATGGAGCCTCAGAAGAGAGGTATGGTCTGGTATTCTTCCGACAGCAAGAGGACCAAGAAAAAGCATTGACTGCATCAAAAGGAAAACTTTTCTTCGGCATGCAAATTGAAGTAACAGCATGGATAGGGCCAG AAACAGAAAGTGAAAATGAATTTCGCCCCTTGGATGAAAGGATAGATGAATTTCACCCTAAAGCAACAAGAACCCTTTTTATTGGCAACCTTGAAAAAACAACTACTTACCATGACCTTCGGAACATCTTCCAGCGCTTTGGAGAAATTGTG GATATTGATATTAAGAAAGTAAATGGAGTCCCTCAGTATGCGTTCTTACAATACTGTGATATTGCCAGCGTTTGTAAGGCCATTAAGAAGATGGATGGCGAATACCTTGGAAATAATCGCCTCAAG CTGGGTTTTGGAAAGAGCATGCCTACGAACTGCGTGTGGTTAGATGGACTTTCTTCAAACGTGTCGGATCAGTATTTAACACGACATTTCTGCCGATATGGGCCTGTGATAAAG GTGGTGTTTGACCGCTTAAAAGGAATGGCCCTGGTTCTCTACAATGAAATTGAATATGCACAAGCAGCTGTAAAAGAAACCAAGGGGAGGAAAATCAGTGGAAATAAAATTAAG gtggattTTGCAAATCGGGAAAGTCAGTTGGCATTTTATCACTGCATGGAGAAATCTGGTCAGGATATCAGAGACTTTTATGAAATGTTAACAGAAAGGAG agaTGAGCGAAGGGCATCCTATGACTATAACCAAGATCGTACATACTACGAGAATGTTCGTACTCCAGGTACCTATCCCGAGGATTCCAGACGGGACTATCCAGCTCGAGGGAGAGAATTTTTTTCAGAATGGGAAACTTACCAAGCAGAGTACTATGACTCACGCTATTACGATGATCCTCGAGAATACAGGGATTATAGGAGTGATCCTTATGAACAAGATATTCGGGAATACACTTACAGGCAAAGGGAACGAGAAAGAGAACGTGAAAGATTTGAGTCTGACCGGGACAGAGACCATGAGAGGAGGCCAATTGAACGAAGTCAGAGTCCAGTCCACTTGAGACGTCCGCAGAGTCCTGAGGCATCTCCTTCACAGTCAGAGAGGTTGCCCAGTGATTCTGAGAGGAGGATGTATAGTCGGTCCTCAGACCGCAGTGGAAGCTGTAGTTCACTTTCCCCTCCAAGATATGAGAAACTTGACAAACCTCGTTTGGAACGCtatacaaaaaatgaaaagacagataAAGAACGAACTTTTGATCATCccgagagaggggagagagagcgACGCTTAATAAGAAAGGAAAAACTGGAAAAGGACAAAACTGACAAGCAGAAACGAAAAGGAAAAATTCATTCCCCTAGTTCCCAGTCTTCAGAAACAGACCAAGAGAATGAGAGAGAACCAAGCCCAGAAAAACCAAGGAGCTCCAATAAACTGAGCAGAGAGAAAGCTGACAAAGAAGGAATGGCAAAAAACCGCCTCGAACTCATGCCTTGTGTGGTTTTAACTCGAGTGAAAGAAAAAGAGGGGAAGGTTATTGACCACACGGCTTTTGAAAAGCTGAAAACCAAGCTTGATAATGACAGTGTAAAGTCATCTGCTCTAGATCAGAAACTTCAGGCCTCTCAGACTGAGCCTGCAAAATCTGACCTGTCTAAACTGGAATCTGTTAGAATGAAAGTGCCAAAGGAAAAGGGCCTTTCTAGCCACATAGAAGTGGTAGATAAAGAAGGCAGGCTTAAGCCCAGGAAGCACCTAAAACCAGAGCAGACTGCTGACGGGGTCAGTGCTGTAGATTTGGAGAAGCTGGAAGCTAGGAAAAGGCGTTTTGCAGATTCAAATTTGAAAGCAGAACGGCagaaagcagaagtcaagaaaagcAGTCCAGAGGTGGAGGAGGCTAGGGTGCTTTTAAAAAAGCAGCCTGACCTATCATCTAGAGACACCATTCTGCTAAGGGAAGGCGAGTCTGAAAGAAAGCCTGTGAGGAAAGAAATCCTTAAAAGAGaatccaaaaaaatcaaactggaTAGACTTAATACTGTTCCTAGCCCCAAAGACTGTCAGGAGCTTGCCAGTATTTCCGTTGGGGCTGGCTCAAGGTCCAGCTCAGACCTACAAGCAAGGCTGGGAGAACCAGCAGGTGAATCTGCAGAAAATCAAGaaatccaaacaaaaaaacccacttccTCGAAACCACAGCTCAAACAGCCACAGCTATTAGATGATCAAGGACCAGAGAGAGAGGATAGTAGGAAAAACTATTGCCATCTTCGTGATGAGACACCTGAACGTAAATCAGGCCAAGACAAACCACGTTCAGttagtactgaagaaaaaattggcaTTGATATTGATCACACGCAGAGCTACCGAAAACAAATGGAACAGAGTCGTAGAAAACAGCAGATGGAGATGGAAATAGCCAAGTCCGAGAAGTTTGGCAGTCCTAAAAAAGATGTAGATGAATATGAGAGGCGTAGCCTTGTTCATGAGGTGGGCAAGCCCCCTCAGGATGTCACTGATGACTCTCCTCCCAGCAAAAAGAAAAGGATGGATCATGTTGATTTTGATATCTGCACCAAAAGAGAGAGGAATTACAGAAGTTCACGCCAAATCAGTGAAGATTCTGAAAGGACTGGTGGTTCTCCCAGCATCCGGCATGGTTCCTTCCAGGAAGACGATGACCCCCTTGGCTCCCCTAGGCTAACGTCAGTAAAAGGGTCCCCTAAAGTAGATGAAAAAGGTCTCCCCTATTCTAATATAACAGTCAGGGAAGAGTCCCTAAAATTTAATCCCTATGATTCTAGCAGGAGAGAACAGATGGCAGACATGGCCAAGATAAAGCTGTCTGTCTTGAATTCTGAAGACGAATTAAATCGTTGGGACTCGGGAGTGAAACAGGATGCCAGCAGATTTGATGTGAGTTTCCCAAACAGCATAATCAAGAGAGACAGCCTGCGAAAGAGGTCTGTACGAGACCTGGAACCTGGCGAGGTGCCTTCTGATTCTGATGAAGATGGTGAACACAAATCCCATTCACCCAGAGCCTCTGCGTTATATGAAAGTTCCCGGTTGTCTTTTTTATTGAGGGACAGAGAAGACAAACTTCGTGACCGAGATGAAAGACTCTCCAGTTCTTTAGAAAGGCACAAATTCTATTCTTTTGCATTGGATAAGACAATCACACCAGACACTAAGGCTTTGCTCGAAAGAGCCAAATCCCTCTCTTCATCTCGAGAAGAAAATTGGTCTTTTCTTGATTGGGACTCTCGATTTGCTAATTTTCGAaacaacaaagataaagaaaaggtgGACTCTGCTCCAAGACCGATTCCATCCTGGtacatgaaaaagaagaaaattaggacTGATTCTGAAGGAAAAATGGATGATAAAAAAGATGACCGTAAAGAAGAAGAGCAGGAAAGGCAAGAATTGTTTGCTTCTCGTTTTTTACACAGCTCGATCTTTGAACAAGATTCCAAGCGATTGCAGCATctggagagaaaagaagaagaacctgACTTCATTTCTGGTAGGTCATATGGGAGGCAGATATCTGATGGAGCAAACAGCACAACTGATTTAATTCAAGAGCCAGTTGTTCTATTTCATAGCAGATTTATGGAACTCACGCGaatgcaacagaaagaaaaagaaaaagaccaaaagcccAAAGAGACCGAGAAACAGGAAGATACAGAGAATCAACCCAAGACCCCAGAATCTGCTTCTGAGAATAAAGAATCAGAACTGAAAACAGCATCTTCAGTTGGGCCTGCTAGTGTCACCGTTGAAACTCCGGACTCAGCACCGTCTTCACTAGAGAAGACAGCTAGTGAGAAAACAACAGAGGTGCCTTCAGTAGCTGAAGAGAAGAGTGTAGAGTCTGCTTCGGTCCCAGAAGAGGCAAAATCTGTATCTGAACTGACTCCTGTCCCTGTGGAACAACCTGAACAAACAATCTTGCCCCCAGTAGTTGACACCGATAAAGATGCTGCTGTGACTCCATTAGTGGCTGAAGAAAGCTCATCAGCTGACCAGCTCCCCTACCTGGATGCCAAGCCTCCAACTCCTGGGGCCTCATTTTCCCAGGCAGAGATCGTTGTAGATCCAGAACCTGACAGTACCCCACCACTTAGCAAACCGACCCAGAAGGCTGAGGAAGCCAATGAGCCAAAGGCAGAACAGCCAGACTCAGCTGCTAATGTTGAGCCTCATGCAAAGCAGAAAGCTGAAGTTGTTCCTGAGGTCGAGCCTCAAGCTTCTGAAGATTTAGAGGTTGAGGCTCCAGTTGCTGCAAAAGATAAAAAGCCAAACAAAAGCAAACGTTCCAAGACCCCAGTTCAGGCAGCTGCATCAAGCATCGTGGAGAAGCCTGTCACAAGGAAGAGTGAGAGGATAGACCGGGAAAAGCTAAAGCGGTCCAATTCTCCTCGAGGAGAAGCACAGAAACTGTTAGAattgaagatggaggcagagaagaTTACAAGGACTGCTTCTAAAACCTCTGCTGGGGACTCTGAACACCCCGAGCCAAGTTTGCCCCTCAGCCGGACAAGGCGCCGAAATGTAAGGAGTGTTTATGCAACCATGAGTGACCATGAAAGCCGCTCTCCAGTAAAAGAACCCATAGAGCAGCCAAGACTGACCAGAAAAAGATTGGAGCGAGAACTTCAGGAAGCTGCGGCACTTCCTACAACCCCGCGAAGGGGAAGGCCTCCAAAAACACGCCGTCGAGCTGATGAAGATGAGGAGATGGAGGCAAAAGAACCTGTGGAAACACTCAAACCAGCTGAAGGTTGGAGATCCCCTCGATCTCAAAAATTAGTACCTGCTGGTGGCCCacaagggaagggaaaggggaaaaaTGACCCGAAAGTTGATACTGTACCTGAACGTCCTGAGGCTTCCACTGAGGTGGGCTCTCAAATAAACACGaaagaaaacaacacaaaatCCAAACCTGATAAAGAAGAAGCAGGAAATGAACAGAAACGTGACAGAAAAGAAATCGGCACAGACAAAAATCCACCTGAAACTCCCCCTGTTGAGGTGGTGGGGAAAAAAACAACCCCTGAAAAAAACTCCAAATCAAAGAGAGGACGATCTCGAAACTCTAGGTCAGCAGCGGACAGATCTGCAAACCTGAAGAATGTGGATGCTGATGCAGGTGCTAGTGCGGCTTTGGGGCTGGCAGGAGAGAAGGAAGCTGAGGTTACAGCAGTCTCTCCCGAGAAAAGTGAGAATCCCCAGAAGGAGGATAGCTCATCATGCCAGCTGAAGAGTGATCCTGTTGACCCAAacaaggaaccagagaaggaAGATGTCTCTGACGCTAAGCTCTGCCCGGAAGCAACGCAGTTAGCCAAGCAGATGGAGCTGGAGCAGGCCGTGGAAAACATTGAAAAGCTCGCAGAAACCGCAGCTGCCTCGACCTACAAGGCAGCAGCTGAAGATGCACCTGAGGGCCTCGCCAGGGAGGACAGGGACAAGCCAGCCCATCAAGCTAGTGAAACAGAACTTGCCGCGGCCATCGGCTCCATCATCAATGACATTTCTGGGGAGCCAGAAAACTTCACAGCACCTCCCACGTACCCCGCGGAGTCTCAAGGAGATGTCCAGCCCCATCATCAAGGCCTGCAGCCTGCTGAGGAAGGAATGGAGCCTGAGACAGATGAGGCCGTGTCTGGCATCTTGGAGACTGAGGCTGCTACAGAATCTTCTGGGCCACCTGCCAGTGCTCCTGACACCTCAGCAGGCCCAGCAGACACCAAGGAAGCCAGAGGGGATGGCAGTGAACCCTCCCACCCAGTGCAGGAAGCCAGAGGGGCCAAAGAAGCAGAAGTTGCTCGGAAAGACAAAGGGCGCCAGAAGACAACTCGATCGCGCCGCAAACGGAATACAAGCAAGAAAACAGGGCCTGTGGCAGAGCCCCATACCTCCGAACCTGACCAGGCTCAAAGCAAGAGTCCAGCTGTGAACGAGGGGGCGACGGTACAGGCCCCAGAAACTCCACAGGAAGAAAAGCCCCACTCCACTCCTCCTGAGTCGTGTACTTCTGATCCAAGCAAGACTCCACCCAGGGAGAATGTCTCCCAGGAGAGCAGAGTCGAAGAAAAGACACCAACCAAAGGGCCAGCACCCCCAGACCTATCTTCCCCTTCTCAGCAGGTACCAGGGGATGATGACCATCAAGCCAGATTCAAGGTACATTCAATTATTGAAAGTGACCCAGTAaccccacccagcgactccagcATACTCACACCCACAATTCCTTCTGTAGCTGTAACAAAGCTCCCAGCCCCTGTCACCTCTGGTGGTATCTCGCATCAGAGTCCCCCTCCTCCTAAGGTGACAGAGTGGATCACAAGGCAGGAGGAGCCACGAGCTCAGTCCACACCATCTCCAGCTCTTCCCCCAGACACAAAAGCCTCTGACATTGACACCAGCTCCAGTACGCTGAGGAAGATCCTCATGGACCCCAAATACGTGTCTGCCACAGGTGTCACTTCCACGAGTGTCACAACCTCCATTGCAGAGCCTGTCAGTGCCACCCCCTGTCTGCATGAGGCACCGCCCCCTCCAGTTGAACCTAAAAAGCCTCTCTTAGAGGAAAAACCAGCCGCTCCAGTAGCCAACACCTCTGACACACAACAAACCTCAGAGGTTCCAGTAGCCACTGACAAAGAAAAGACGGCTCCAGTTATCGCTCCCAAAATTACTTCTGTCATTAGCCGGATGCCTGTCAGCATTGACTTGGAGAATTCGCAGAAGATAACTCTGGCAAAGCCTGCTCCTCAGACTCTGACTGGCCTGGTGAGTGCCCTCACGGGCCTGGTGAACGTCTCACTGGTCCCAGTAAATGCCCTGACTGGCCCAGTGAATGCTCTGAAAGGGCCTATGAAGGGCTCAGTGACAACACTGAAGGGTCTGGTGAACACTCCTGCAGGACCTGTGAATGTCCTCAAAGGGCCGGTAAATGTCCTGACGGGGCCCGTGAATGTTCTTACCGCTCCGGTGAATGCCACTGTGGGCACAGTGAACGCTACCCCAGGTGTGGTGAACACTGCCACAGGCACTGTGAACGCCGCCACGGGTCCCTTGAATGCTGTCACAGGTGCAGTGACTGTCACAGCCGGGGCGGTGACTGCAGCATCTGGTGGTGTGACTGCCACAACAGGTGCAGTGACCATGGCAGCAGGGGCAGTGATTGCACCATCGGCAAAATGCAAACAGAGATCGAGCACTAACGAAAACAGCCGGTTCCACCCGGGATCGATGTCTGTGATTGACGATCGTCCGGCTGACACTGGCTCTGGTGCTGGGCTGCGTGTGAACACCTCAGAAGGGGTTGTCCTCCTGAGCTATTCAGGGCAGAAGACTGAAGGCCCCCAGCGGATCAGCGCCAAGATCAGTCAGATCCCCCCAGCAAGTGCAATGGACATTGAGTTTCAACAGTCGGTGTCCAAGTCCCAGGTCAAACCTGACTCTGTCACACCATCTCAGCCTCCGCCCAAAGGCCCTCAAGCACCTTCAGGCTATGCGAATGTGGCCACCCACTCTACTCTGGTTCTGACTGCCCAGACGTATAACGCATCTCCCGTGATTTCATCTGTTAAGGCCGATCGCCCATCCTTAGAGAAGCCTGAGCCCATTCACCTCTCCGTGTCCACACCTGTCACCCAAGGTGGCACAGTGAAGGTGCTCACCCAGGGCATAAACACACCCCCAGTGCTGGTTCACAACCAGCTGGTCCTCACCCCAAGCATAGTCACCACTAATAAAAAGCTTGCTGACCCTGTGACCCTCAAAATAGAGACCAAGGTCCTTCAGCCGGCTAGCCTGGGGTCAACTCTCACTCCCCACCACCCGCCTGCTCTGCCCAGCAAACTGCCCGCAGAAGTGAACCACATAAACCCAGGGCCCAACGCCCCAACAGACCGAACAGTCTCCCATTTGGCAGTCACGAAGCCAGACGCACATCCTCCTCGACCGAGCGGGCCTGCTCCATCCCCGTTCCCGAGGGCTTGTCACCCCAGCAGCACTGGATCCACAGCCCTCTCCACCAACGCCACAGTCATGCTGGCAGCGGGCATTCCTGTGCCGCAGTTCATCTCCAGCATACACCCCGAGCAGTCCGTCATCATGCCTCCCCACAGCATCACCCAGACTGTGTCCCTCAGCCACTTGTCGCAGGGCGAGGTGAGAATGAACACACCCACGCTGCCCAGCATCACCTACAGCATCCGGCCTGAGAAGCTCCACTCTCCCCGGGCCCCCCTGCAGCCCCAGCAGATAGAGGTCAGGGCCCCACAGCGAGCGGGCACGCCCCAGCCAGCCCCGGCAAGTGTGCCTGCTCTGGCCTCCCAGCACCCTCCCGAGGAAGAGGTGCACTATCACCTCCCTGTTGCCCGAGCCTCAGCCCCTGTGCAGTCAGAGGTGCTGGTCATGCAGTCTGAGTACCGGCTGCACCCGTACACAGTGCCACGGGACGTGAGGATCATGGTGCATCCCCACGTGACGGCGGTCAGCGAGCAGCCCAGGGCTGCAGAGGGCGTGGTGAAGGTGCCGCCAGCCACCAAGGCCCCTCCACAGCCAGGGAAGGAAGCTGCCAAGACGACCGATGCCAAAGCAGCGCCTGCCTCCCATGGTGAAGCCCGCATCCTCACAGTCACCCCCAGCAACCAGCTGCAGGGGCTGCCGCTGACCCCTCCTGTGGTGGTGACCCACGGCGTGCAGATTGTGCACTCGAGCGGGGAGTTGTTTCAGGAGTACAGGTACGGTGACATCCGGGCCTACCATGCGCCCACTCAGCTCGCTCACGCTCAGTTTCCTGCGGCCTCCACGATTGGCCCAGCTTCCCGGACCAAGACACCTGCTCAG GGCACTCCACCTGAAGGGGAACCCTTGCAGCCCACTCAGCCTGCCCCGTCAGCCACACAGCCAACTCCGCCCACTGCATCCACACAGCCTGCCCAGCCTGTGCAGCCTGCCCAGCTCAGCCAGCCCAGCCAACCACTGAGCAGCAAAATGCCTCAGGTCTCCCAGGAGGCGAAGGGGACCCAGACAGGAGTTGTCGAGCAGCCTCGCCTCACAACCGTACCTACCAACAGGCCACCTGAGCCTCATGCCCAGGTTCAGAGACCCCAGGTGGAAACAGGCCAGACTTCTCACCCTTCTCCCGTGTCTGTCTCCGTGAAGCCTGACCTCCCGGCCCCTCTCCCAGCTCAGGCTACTCCAAAGCAGCCGTTGTTCGTCCCTACGACCTCTGGCCCCAGCACCCCACCAGGACTGGCTCTGCCACATCCGGAAGCCCAGCCCACCCCCAAACAAGATTCCTCTCCACGCTTGACTTCCCAGAGAGCTGTGGACATGGTTCAACTTCTGAAG AAGTACCCCATCGTGTGGCAGGGCCTACTGGCCCTCAAGAATGACACAGCTGCTGTGCAGCTGCACTTTGTCTCTGGCAACAATGTCCTGGCCCATcggtccctccctctctctgaaGGGGGCCCCCCCTTGAGGATCGCCCAGAGGATGCGGCTGGAGGCCTCACAACTTGAAGGCGTTGCCCGGAGGATGACG GTGGAGACGGATTACTGCCTGCTGCTGGCTCTGCCCTGCGGCCGTGACCAAGAGGACGTCGTCAACCAGACCGAGTCCCTCAAGGCCGCCTTCATCACATACCTGCAGGCTAAGCAGGCAGCAGGGATCATCAATGTTCCTAACCCTGGCTCCAACCAG CCCGCCTATGTGCTGCAGATCTTCCCGCCCTGCGAGTTCTCTGAGAGTCACCTGTCCCGTCTGGCCCCTGACCTCCTTGCCAGCATCTCCAACATTTCTCCTCACCTCATGATTGTCATTGCCTCCGTGTGA